The Brassica napus cultivar Da-Ae chromosome C7, Da-Ae, whole genome shotgun sequence genome has a segment encoding these proteins:
- the LOC106396934 gene encoding bystin → MATKRNFKAFSVAAASSPMNGCKSRKLTEKILKEAYAQQKEVEDEENAPMSALFKQPLYELEDVIDDVDEIQSQLDYHEDMACSEKEAKLLLDAFFHKDGASIAKRVCNAITSSLEEKHSAATGAAFVSITDYYRKLGEFMSLYTNGKMPKALNHLTRLENWESLLKLTRPESWSPNAMYKATNMFASSTKAERFYELFLLPRVREDIRIHKKLHFCLYQSLKNALFKPKGFYCGILLPLCKSGTCTIPEAVIIGSIIHKFSIPEKFSSAALVCLAEMEFLGTRSYFMKAILEKKYALAHLAIDAVAAHFLRFCKETKVMPVIWHQTLLAFVQRVNLFFCTYKHELRKEDKKSLTSLLEKQNHELITPEIVRELVSSRNRGEMVDNSHSASTINNKPIKEVWFDMPQVPMEED, encoded by the exons ATGGCGACAAAGAGGAACTTTAAGGCATTCTCCGTGGCTGCCGCCTCCTCACCGATGAATGGTTGCAAAAGCCGGAAG CTAACGGAGAAGATACTGAAGGAAGCGTATGCGCAGCAAAAGGAAGTCGAGGATGAAGAAAACGCCCCCATGAGCGCCTTGTTCAAGCAACCATTGTATGAGTTGGAAGATGTTATTGATGATGTTGATGAGATCCAGAGCCAACTTGATTACCAT GAGGATATGGCCTGTAGCGAGAAAGAAGCGAAGTTATTACTAGATGCATTCTTTCACAAGGATGGGGCTTCAATAGCAAAACGTGTCTGTAATGCTATTACTTCTTCGCTTGAAGAAAAACATAGTGCTGCTACAG GCGCAGCTTTTGTTTCAATAACTGACTACTATCGAAA GCTGGGAGAGTTTATGAGTCTATACACAAACGGTAAAATGCCGAAAGCTCTTAACCATCTTACTAGACTGGAAAATTGGGAAAGTTTATTGAAGTTGACTCGACCAGAGAGTTGGTCCCCTAATGCAATGTACAAGGCTACAAACATGTTTGCCTCCAGCACCAAAGCTGAACGCTTCTATGAGCTTTTTCTTCTTCCTAGGGTCAGAGAGGACATCAGAATCCACAAAAAGCTACATTTTTGTCTCTACCAATCTTTGAAAAACGCACTCTTCAAGCCCAAAGGATTCTACTGTGGGATTCTACTTCCCCTGTGTAAG TCTGGAACATGCACCATCCCCGAAGCTGTTATTATTGGGAGTATAATACACAAGTTTTCTATTCCTGAAAAATTTTCAAG TGCCGCCTTGGTATGTTTGGCGGAGATGGAGTTTCTTGGCACAAGAAG cTACTTCATGAAAGCTATCCTGGAGAAGAAATATGCGCTGGCTCATCTGGCCATTGATGCGGTCGCTGCTCACTTCTTGAGATTTTGTAAGGAGACAAAAGTTATGCCGGTCATTTGGCACCAAACTCTTCTCGCCTTTGTGCAACG TGTTAATCTCTTCTTTTGCACCTACAAGCACGAACTAAGAAAGGAAGATAAAAAGAGTCTCACAAGTCTACTTGAGAAACAAAATCACGAGCTA ATTACTCCTGAAATTGTGAGAGAGCTTGTTAGTAGCAGAAACCGTGGAGAGATGGTGGATAATTCACATTCAGCTTCAACGATCAACAACAAGCCGATCAAAGAAGTCTGGTTTGACATGCCACAAGTTCCAATGGAAGAAGACTAA